Proteins co-encoded in one Streptomyces sp. NBC_01283 genomic window:
- a CDS encoding RNA degradosome polyphosphate kinase, which yields MQPAVPDPPPTNGKLRLTPALSDAPIGVPARKNGAMSQPSTQGQSHPSPTTALDGDPSGHGTITHAQPSVGSIAAHRPHTLSAAVSDLDPDIDADLDAYDEDGQVGHDGQELPQGRFLDRERSWLAFNERVLELAEDPNTPLLERANFLAIFASNLDEFFMVRVAGLKRRIATGVATRSASGLQPREVLELIWNRSRELMARHAACYQEDVAPGLADEGIHLVRWNELTEKEQSRLFTLFRQQIFPVLTPLAVDPAHPFPYISGLSLNLAVVVRNPVSGHTHFARVKVPPLLSRFLEASPQRYVPIEDVIAAPAHLAELFPGMEIQEHHMFRLTRNEDLEVEEDDAENLLQALEKELMRRRFGPPVRLEVEESIDRNVLDLLVRELKISEAEIYPLPGPLDLTGLFGIASLDRPELKYPKFIAGTHRDLAEVESASAPDIFAALRERDVLLHHPYDSFSTSVQAFLEQAAADPDVLAIKQTLYRTSGDSPIVDALIDAAESGKQVLVLVEIKARFDEQANIKWARKLEESGCHVVYGLVGLKTHCKLSLVVRQEGDTLVRYSHVGTGNYHPKTARLYEDLGLLTAKQEVGADLSDLFNRLSGYSRRETYRRLLVAPKSLRDGLVSRIDKEIQHHRAGRPAYVRIKVNSMVDEAIVDSLYRASQAGVPVDVWVRGICAVRPGVAGLSETIRVRSVLGRFLEHSRVFAFGNAGEPEVWIGSADMMHRNLDRRIEALVRVTDPAHRATLNRLLETGMSDTTASWHLGADGNWTRHALDPEGQPLRNVQEMLIDARRRRRGTAKP from the coding sequence ATGCAGCCTGCCGTGCCCGACCCTCCCCCCACGAACGGGAAGCTTCGTCTCACCCCGGCACTCTCCGACGCGCCCATCGGGGTCCCCGCGCGGAAGAATGGGGCCATGAGCCAGCCCAGCACGCAAGGTCAGTCCCACCCGTCTCCCACCACCGCCCTTGACGGAGACCCTTCGGGCCACGGCACCATCACACACGCCCAGCCCTCCGTCGGCTCCATCGCCGCGCACCGCCCGCACACGCTGTCGGCCGCGGTGTCGGACCTCGACCCCGACATCGACGCGGATCTCGACGCGTACGACGAGGACGGCCAGGTAGGACACGACGGCCAGGAGCTTCCGCAGGGCCGTTTCCTGGACCGGGAGCGCAGCTGGCTCGCCTTCAACGAGCGGGTGCTCGAGCTCGCCGAGGATCCGAACACGCCCCTCCTCGAACGGGCCAATTTCCTGGCGATCTTCGCCTCGAACCTGGACGAGTTCTTCATGGTCCGGGTGGCAGGCCTGAAGCGGCGCATCGCCACGGGCGTCGCCACCCGTTCGGCCTCAGGTCTGCAGCCCCGTGAAGTCCTGGAGCTGATCTGGAACCGCTCCCGGGAGCTCATGGCCCGGCACGCCGCCTGTTACCAGGAAGATGTCGCCCCCGGCCTCGCCGACGAGGGCATCCACCTGGTCCGCTGGAACGAGCTGACGGAGAAGGAGCAGTCCCGCCTCTTCACGCTCTTCCGGCAGCAGATCTTCCCCGTCCTGACCCCCCTCGCGGTCGACCCGGCGCACCCCTTCCCGTACATCTCGGGGCTCTCGCTCAACCTCGCCGTGGTCGTCCGCAACCCGGTCTCTGGACACACCCACTTCGCTCGCGTGAAGGTTCCACCGCTCCTCTCCCGCTTCCTTGAGGCCTCCCCGCAGCGCTACGTCCCCATCGAGGACGTCATCGCCGCTCCCGCGCACCTCGCGGAGCTGTTCCCGGGCATGGAGATCCAGGAGCACCACATGTTCCGGCTCACCCGGAACGAGGATCTTGAGGTCGAGGAGGACGACGCCGAGAACCTCCTCCAGGCCCTGGAGAAGGAGCTCATGCGGCGCCGCTTCGGGCCGCCGGTGCGCCTTGAGGTCGAGGAGTCCATCGACCGCAACGTCCTTGACCTCCTCGTGCGCGAGCTGAAGATCAGCGAGGCCGAGATCTACCCGCTGCCGGGCCCGCTCGACCTGACCGGGCTCTTCGGCATCGCGTCCCTGGACCGGCCCGAGCTGAAGTACCCGAAGTTCATCGCGGGCACGCACCGCGACCTCGCCGAGGTGGAGTCCGCGTCCGCGCCCGACATCTTCGCTGCCCTTCGCGAACGCGACGTACTCCTTCACCACCCGTACGACTCGTTCTCCACGTCCGTGCAGGCCTTCCTGGAGCAGGCCGCGGCCGACCCGGACGTCCTCGCGATCAAGCAGACGCTGTACCGGACGTCCGGCGACTCCCCCATAGTCGACGCCCTGATCGACGCCGCGGAGTCGGGCAAGCAGGTGCTCGTCCTGGTCGAGATCAAGGCGCGCTTCGACGAGCAGGCGAACATCAAGTGGGCGCGGAAGCTGGAGGAGTCGGGCTGCCACGTCGTCTACGGCCTGGTCGGCCTCAAGACGCACTGCAAGCTGTCGCTCGTCGTCCGCCAGGAGGGCGACACCCTGGTCCGCTACTCGCACGTCGGTACGGGCAACTACCACCCCAAGACGGCCCGGCTCTACGAGGACCTGGGGCTGCTCACCGCCAAGCAGGAGGTCGGCGCGGACCTGTCCGACCTCTTCAACCGGCTCTCGGGCTACTCCCGACGGGAGACCTACCGCCGTCTCCTCGTCGCCCCCAAGTCCCTGCGCGACGGGCTCGTCTCGCGCATCGACAAGGAAATCCAGCACCACCGGGCGGGCCGCCCCGCCTACGTGCGCATCAAGGTCAACTCGATGGTCGACGAGGCGATCGTGGACTCGCTCTACCGCGCCTCGCAGGCAGGCGTGCCGGTCGACGTGTGGGTGCGCGGGATCTGTGCGGTGCGGCCCGGCGTCGCGGGGCTCTCGGAGACCATCCGGGTCCGTTCCGTGCTCGGCCGCTTCCTGGAGCACTCCCGCGTCTTCGCCTTCGGCAACGCGGGCGAGCCGGAGGTGTGGATCGGCAGCGCCGACATGATGCACCGCAACCTCGACCGCCGTATCGAGGCACTGGTCAGGGTCACCGACCCGGCCCACCGGGCGACGCTCAACCGGCTCCTGGAGACCGGCATGTCGGACACCACCGCCTCCTGGCACCTGGGCGCGGACGGCAACTGGACCCGGCACGCCCTGGATCCGGAGGGCCAGCCCCTGCGGAACGTACAGGAGATGCTCATTGACGCCCGGAGGCGCCGGCGTGGCACAGCTAAACCATGA
- a CDS encoding ABC transporter permease: MSSPLLRGPRWADVRVHRSALRTGLGLVVLAAALTGLLRWANHAYPEPTGPCTSDGSCETFLGFSSARTLLYEFLKDYSLGMLLIPVLIGAFVAGPVIAREMESGTHKLAWTQSVSPARWLMSKLTVFAVTSVAGGLALMAVFWAGRSGIGAVWNLSWADRGVYESIGPVLVAYCLFAVMVGALAGLLVRRTLVALAAGGLVTGLVLLVMGNVRWQLFPVKTLSGPASGTSTSYTMHDVPVDSLIIDMGVHNAAGERFVAGQCSPDQMAHFPCPSDTKVTGWYADVHPHSHFWYVQFIETGIILVLATAAAYAAFRVLRRRAA; the protein is encoded by the coding sequence ATGAGCTCCCCTCTGCTGCGCGGCCCGCGCTGGGCCGACGTCCGGGTGCACCGCAGCGCACTGCGCACAGGCCTCGGTCTCGTCGTGCTCGCCGCCGCGCTGACGGGCCTTCTCCGCTGGGCGAACCACGCCTACCCCGAGCCGACCGGACCCTGCACCTCCGACGGCTCCTGCGAGACGTTCCTCGGCTTCTCCAGCGCCCGGACACTGCTGTACGAGTTCCTGAAGGACTACTCCCTGGGGATGCTCCTGATCCCCGTCCTGATCGGCGCCTTCGTCGCGGGCCCGGTCATCGCCCGCGAGATGGAGTCGGGCACCCACAAGCTCGCCTGGACGCAGTCGGTGTCGCCCGCTCGCTGGCTGATGTCGAAGCTGACGGTGTTCGCCGTGACGAGCGTGGCGGGCGGGCTCGCACTGATGGCGGTCTTCTGGGCCGGCCGGTCCGGCATCGGGGCCGTGTGGAACCTGAGCTGGGCGGACCGCGGCGTCTACGAGTCCATCGGCCCGGTCCTCGTCGCGTACTGCCTCTTCGCCGTCATGGTCGGCGCACTCGCCGGTCTCCTTGTACGTCGCACGCTGGTGGCGCTGGCCGCCGGGGGCCTCGTCACCGGACTCGTACTGCTGGTCATGGGCAATGTGCGGTGGCAGCTGTTCCCGGTGAAGACGCTCTCCGGGCCCGCATCGGGCACGTCCACGAGCTACACGATGCATGACGTCCCCGTGGACTCCCTCATCATCGACATGGGGGTCCACAACGCCGCCGGTGAACGGTTCGTGGCCGGGCAATGCTCGCCGGACCAGATGGCCCACTTCCCCTGCCCCTCCGACACCAAGGTCACCGGCTGGTACGCCGACGTGCACCCCCATTCCCACTTCTGGTACGTCCAGTTCATCGAGACCGGCATCATCCTCGTGCTCGCCACGGCGGCGGCGTACGCGGCATTCCGGGTGCTGCGGCGCCGCGCCGCCTGA
- a CDS encoding ABC transporter ATP-binding protein → MTDTAIEAASLAKSYGRRGHALRDCSFRLPAGRICAVVGPNGAGKSTLLALAAGLMRPGGGSLTVLGTDPAATRERLAYVAQDKPLYPQLSIEDTLRLGAELNPGRWDAALAERVVGEGGLDPKARVRTLSGGQRTRVALALALGKRAELLLLDEPMADLDPLARHQLMGTLMAEAAEHGTTVVMSSHIVSELADACDHLLLVSGGRVRLGGGIDDLVAAHALVTGRRPVEELAPHAVVESRATGRGLTALIRPEGPVGDGWEVEEPSLEELLLAHLRSPDAPALLTPSTAPAEREVTT, encoded by the coding sequence ATGACCGACACCGCCATCGAGGCGGCCTCGCTCGCCAAGAGTTACGGGCGGCGGGGCCACGCCCTGCGCGACTGTTCCTTCCGGCTGCCCGCCGGCAGGATCTGTGCGGTCGTCGGGCCCAACGGCGCGGGCAAGTCGACGCTGCTGGCCCTCGCGGCCGGACTGATGCGGCCCGGCGGGGGCTCGCTCACCGTGCTCGGCACCGACCCGGCCGCCACGCGCGAACGCCTCGCGTACGTCGCCCAGGACAAGCCGCTCTATCCGCAGCTCAGCATCGAGGACACCCTGCGGCTCGGCGCCGAGCTGAACCCCGGGCGCTGGGACGCCGCGCTCGCCGAACGCGTCGTAGGGGAAGGGGGGTTGGACCCGAAGGCACGGGTGCGCACACTCTCCGGCGGCCAGCGCACCCGGGTCGCGCTCGCGCTCGCCCTCGGCAAGCGGGCCGAACTCCTGCTCCTGGACGAGCCGATGGCCGACCTCGACCCGCTCGCCCGGCATCAGCTGATGGGGACGCTGATGGCCGAGGCCGCCGAGCACGGGACCACCGTGGTGATGTCCTCGCACATCGTGAGCGAACTGGCCGACGCCTGCGACCACTTGCTGCTCGTGTCCGGTGGCCGCGTACGCCTCGGCGGCGGCATCGACGATCTCGTGGCCGCGCATGCCCTGGTCACCGGGCGCCGACCCGTCGAGGAGCTCGCCCCGCACGCGGTCGTCGAATCCCGCGCCACCGGGCGGGGCCTGACCGCGCTGATACGGCCCGAAGGCCCGGTCGGCGACGGCTGGGAAGTCGAAGAACCTTCCCTGGAGGAACTGTTGCTCGCCCATCTCCGCTCCCCCGACGCACCGGCTCTGCTGACACCGAGCACGGCACCCGCCGAGCGCGAGGTGACGACATGA
- a CDS encoding GntR family transcriptional regulator encodes MVEFRIDRRSGVATYLQIVQQTQQALRLGLLEPGDKLPTAREVVEATAINPNTVLKAYRELEREGLVEARRGLGTFVRKSLGSTPADSPLRGELSRWASRARASGLERDDVAALFSAVLEEQFTKGDHA; translated from the coding sequence ATGGTCGAGTTCCGTATCGACCGGCGCAGCGGCGTCGCCACCTACCTCCAGATCGTCCAGCAGACGCAACAGGCACTGCGCCTGGGCCTGTTGGAGCCGGGCGACAAGCTGCCCACGGCCCGTGAGGTCGTCGAGGCGACGGCGATCAACCCGAACACAGTCCTGAAGGCCTATCGCGAGCTGGAACGCGAGGGCCTGGTCGAGGCCCGCCGCGGGCTCGGCACCTTCGTGCGGAAGTCACTGGGCTCGACGCCCGCCGACTCCCCGCTGCGGGGCGAGTTGAGCCGGTGGGCCTCCCGTGCCCGTGCATCCGGTCTGGAGAGGGACGACGTGGCGGCGCTGTTCAGCGCCGTACTCGAAGAGCAGTTCACCAAGGGGGACCACGCATGA
- the mshD gene encoding mycothiol synthase, translating to MTDEQQPPATLRQIDTVAALTSDQADAVLGLIAEAARSDGQQAVSEQGRLQLRGGARSGVRHLLLGLGDELVGYAQLEDTDPIEAPAAELVVHPAHRGRGHGRALGTALLAESGRRLRIWAHGGHSAARHLAQVLGLTLFRELRQMRRSLADLNLPEPVLPAGVSVRAFVPGQDDAAWLAVNADAFAHHPEQGSLTQRDLDDREAEPWFDPAGFFLAEKDGELVGFHWTKVHADEGLGEVYVLGVRSGAQGGGLGKALTTIGLNHLAGAGLPTAMLYVDADNKAAVSVYERLGFVTHETDLMYRTES from the coding sequence ATGACTGACGAGCAGCAGCCTCCCGCCACCCTGCGGCAGATCGACACGGTCGCCGCCCTCACCTCCGACCAGGCCGACGCCGTGCTCGGGCTCATCGCGGAAGCGGCCCGCTCGGACGGCCAGCAGGCCGTGTCCGAGCAGGGGCGGCTCCAGCTGCGGGGCGGGGCCCGGTCGGGGGTGCGGCATCTGCTGCTCGGGCTCGGCGACGAGCTCGTCGGGTACGCGCAGCTGGAGGACACCGACCCCATCGAGGCGCCCGCCGCCGAGCTGGTCGTGCATCCCGCGCACCGCGGTCGCGGACACGGCAGGGCGCTCGGCACCGCGCTGCTCGCCGAGTCCGGCCGACGGCTGCGGATCTGGGCGCACGGCGGGCACTCGGCGGCCCGCCACCTCGCCCAGGTTCTCGGGCTCACCCTCTTCCGTGAACTGCGGCAGATGCGGCGCTCGTTGGCGGACCTGAACCTGCCCGAACCGGTACTTCCGGCAGGCGTCTCCGTTCGCGCCTTCGTCCCCGGCCAGGACGACGCGGCCTGGCTCGCGGTGAACGCCGACGCCTTCGCCCACCACCCCGAGCAGGGCTCCCTCACCCAGCGCGACCTGGACGACCGCGAGGCCGAGCCGTGGTTCGACCCGGCGGGCTTCTTCCTGGCCGAGAAGGACGGCGAGCTGGTCGGCTTCCACTGGACCAAGGTGCACGCGGACGAGGGCCTCGGCGAGGTGTACGTCCTGGGGGTGCGGTCCGGCGCGCAGGGCGGCGGCCTCGGCAAGGCGCTCACGACCATCGGCCTGAACCACCTGGCGGGGGCGGGCCTGCCGACCGCGATGCTGTACGTGGACGCGGACAACAAGGCGGCGGTGAGCGTCTACGAACGGCTCGGGTTCGTCACGCACGAGACGGATCTGATGTACCGGACGGAGTCCTGA
- a CDS encoding bifunctional UDP-sugar hydrolase/5'-nucleotidase has product MPATPQPRRPRRRATRVLAAAAGLATIGALAAALPASAGQDTAGEAGAAGKKRTVDVQLLSFNDFHGNLQPPAGSSGQVTEKQPDGTEKKIDAGGAEYLATSLRTARKGKPYSVTAAAGDLIGASPLLSGLFHDEPTVEAMNKLGLDVTSVGNHEFDEGAKELARMQKGGCHPKDGCFEKGKEFKGADYPYLAANVTDEKTDKPILKPYWVWKHKGVKVGFIGVTLEGTPDIVSADGVKGLKFHDEIETVDKYAKILDKQGVKSIVTLIHEGGAPASQAYNYDCDSPGAGDGISGPITTIAKGITPKVDALVTGHTHAAYVCSIPDPSGKARMVTSASSFGKLYTDTTLTYDRRTKDIVRTSVKSAKSANHVVSREQAKAPDMTSLIARWDKLAAPVANQPVGFISGDIPGRGATTPEAPLGDLIADAQLAHGKALDPETDLALMNPGGIRSDLVQKASGSEGDGVVTYGEGFTVQPFSNTVNLVDLTGAQVITGLKQQVSGSNAASPKILQVSDGLTYTLDMTKSGADRVVTDSIKLDGKALDPNATYRVAMNSFLAGGGDGFAELGKGTKPLVGSDDLKAFNEYLTANSSADKPIAPPKADRITVVK; this is encoded by the coding sequence GTGCCAGCCACACCTCAGCCGCGTCGGCCCAGACGCCGCGCCACCCGCGTGCTCGCCGCCGCGGCCGGTCTCGCCACGATCGGTGCGCTGGCCGCCGCGCTGCCCGCGAGTGCCGGGCAGGACACGGCGGGAGAGGCGGGTGCGGCCGGCAAGAAGCGGACCGTCGACGTGCAGCTGCTGTCCTTCAACGACTTCCACGGCAATCTGCAGCCGCCCGCGGGCTCCTCGGGCCAGGTGACGGAGAAGCAGCCCGACGGGACCGAGAAGAAGATCGACGCGGGCGGTGCCGAGTACCTCGCCACGTCGCTCCGTACGGCCCGCAAGGGGAAGCCGTACAGCGTCACGGCGGCCGCCGGTGACCTCATCGGCGCGAGCCCGCTCCTGTCGGGCCTCTTCCACGACGAGCCGACCGTCGAGGCCATGAACAAGCTGGGCCTCGACGTCACCAGCGTCGGGAACCACGAGTTCGACGAGGGTGCCAAGGAGCTGGCCCGCATGCAGAAGGGCGGCTGTCACCCCAAGGACGGCTGCTTCGAGAAGGGCAAGGAGTTCAAGGGGGCCGACTACCCCTACCTCGCGGCGAACGTGACCGACGAGAAGACGGACAAGCCCATCCTCAAGCCGTACTGGGTGTGGAAGCACAAGGGCGTCAAGGTCGGCTTCATCGGCGTGACGCTGGAAGGGACGCCGGACATCGTCTCGGCGGACGGCGTCAAGGGGCTCAAGTTCCACGACGAGATCGAGACGGTCGACAAGTACGCCAAGATCCTCGACAAGCAGGGCGTGAAGTCGATCGTCACGCTCATCCACGAGGGCGGCGCCCCCGCGAGCCAGGCGTACAACTACGACTGTGACTCCCCGGGCGCGGGCGACGGCATCTCCGGCCCGATCACCACCATCGCCAAGGGCATCACGCCCAAGGTCGACGCCCTGGTCACCGGGCACACGCACGCCGCGTACGTGTGCAGCATCCCCGACCCGTCGGGCAAGGCCCGCATGGTCACGTCGGCCTCGTCCTTCGGGAAGCTCTACACGGACACGACGCTCACGTACGACCGCAGGACGAAGGACATCGTCCGTACGTCCGTGAAGTCGGCGAAGTCGGCGAACCACGTCGTCAGCCGAGAGCAGGCGAAGGCGCCCGACATGACCTCGCTCATCGCGCGCTGGGACAAGCTGGCCGCGCCGGTCGCCAACCAGCCCGTCGGGTTCATCTCCGGCGACATCCCGGGCCGTGGCGCCACCACCCCCGAGGCGCCGCTCGGCGACCTGATCGCGGACGCGCAGCTCGCGCACGGCAAGGCGCTCGACCCGGAGACGGATCTGGCGCTGATGAACCCCGGCGGCATCCGTTCCGACCTCGTCCAGAAGGCGAGCGGCAGCGAGGGTGACGGGGTGGTGACGTACGGCGAGGGCTTCACCGTGCAGCCGTTCAGCAACACGGTCAATCTCGTCGATCTGACCGGCGCGCAGGTGATCACCGGGCTGAAGCAGCAGGTGAGCGGGTCGAACGCGGCATCCCCGAAGATCCTGCAGGTCTCGGACGGCCTGACGTACACGCTCGACATGACGAAGTCCGGAGCCGACCGCGTCGTCACCGACTCGATCAAGCTGGACGGCAAGGCACTCGACCCGAACGCCACGTACCGTGTGGCCATGAACTCCTTCCTCGCGGGCGGCGGCGACGGCTTCGCCGAGCTCGGCAAGGGCACGAAGCCGCTGGTCGGCAGCGATGACCTGAAGGCGTTCAACGAGTACCTGACCGCCAACTCCTCGGCGGACAAGCCGATCGCACCGCCGAAGGCGGACAGGATCACCGTCGTGAAGTGA
- a CDS encoding DUF2993 domain-containing protein: MRSPHRIATLPPDHNQAYPSDGWHAESVPPEAAPEAVETTAPLNPYDELGALAPNPLEEFLHDTGDEADEADKSDAPWQPPNHRRGSRGRSRSRRRNRFAGLPLAAKAVVALVVVAAFLALGDRWALLYAEHEAAEKLKDSMHLSAAPEVDIEGFPFLTQVLDQRVDKVKVTVPDVAADRISLAQVSATATDVTITGDGPTDIKGALIREMEGEVLLSFDDLNRELGASQVTFSGHGHDQVLARGTLPVAGHDLKLRADARIERNGDRGISTDIGRMSLQIGDLATYRPGTRESEGLHLSKDSADRLAEETAKAKALLSVPSIVERLDVPDSVISGALKSDSKLHDLVGSPRFINDVMGLNLIDVAMGHPELLKKLGLDPALLKGLSQLTRPVLADRLTLAFQLPKLPGKGNVWLQDVSVQKDGIRVRLSGTGLGIGK; the protein is encoded by the coding sequence ATGCGTTCCCCCCACCGCATAGCCACGCTTCCGCCCGATCACAACCAGGCCTATCCGTCTGATGGTTGGCACGCCGAATCGGTTCCCCCAGAAGCAGCTCCCGAGGCGGTAGAGACCACCGCTCCGCTCAATCCGTACGACGAGCTCGGCGCTCTCGCTCCGAACCCGCTGGAGGAGTTCCTCCACGACACGGGTGACGAAGCGGATGAAGCCGACAAGTCGGACGCCCCGTGGCAGCCCCCGAACCACCGGCGCGGCAGCCGGGGCCGCAGCCGCAGCCGCCGCCGCAACCGGTTCGCCGGGCTCCCGCTCGCCGCGAAGGCCGTCGTCGCCCTCGTGGTCGTCGCCGCCTTCCTCGCGCTCGGTGACCGCTGGGCCCTGCTCTACGCCGAGCACGAGGCCGCGGAGAAGCTCAAGGACTCCATGCACCTGAGCGCCGCTCCCGAGGTCGACATCGAGGGCTTCCCCTTCCTGACCCAGGTCCTCGACCAGCGCGTGGACAAGGTCAAGGTCACCGTCCCGGACGTCGCGGCCGACCGGATCTCGCTCGCCCAGGTCTCCGCCACCGCCACGGACGTGACGATCACCGGCGACGGGCCCACCGACATCAAGGGCGCCCTCATCCGCGAGATGGAGGGCGAGGTGCTGCTCTCCTTCGACGACCTGAACCGTGAACTGGGCGCGTCCCAGGTCACGTTCAGCGGCCACGGCCATGACCAGGTCCTCGCGCGCGGCACGCTGCCCGTCGCGGGCCACGACCTGAAGCTGCGCGCCGACGCCCGCATCGAGCGCAACGGCGACCGCGGCATCTCCACCGACATCGGCAGGATGAGCCTGCAGATCGGCGACCTGGCGACCTACCGGCCCGGCACCCGCGAGTCCGAGGGCCTGCACCTCAGCAAGGACTCCGCGGACCGTCTCGCCGAGGAGACCGCCAAGGCGAAGGCGCTGCTCTCCGTGCCGTCGATCGTCGAGCGGCTCGACGTCCCGGACTCCGTGATCAGCGGCGCCCTGAAGAGCGACAGCAAGCTGCACGACCTCGTCGGCTCGCCGCGCTTCATCAACGACGTGATGGGCCTGAACCTCATCGACGTCGCGATGGGCCACCCCGAGCTCCTGAAGAAGCTGGGCCTGGACCCGGCGCTGCTCAAGGGCCTCTCCCAGCTCACCCGCCCCGTCCTCGCCGACCGCCTCACGCTCGCCTTCCAGCTGCCGAAGCTGCCGGGCAAGGGGAACGTCTGGCTGCAGGACGTGAGCGTGCAGAAGGACGGGATCCGGGTACGGCTCAGCGGTACGGGGCTGGGGATCGGCAAGTAG
- a CDS encoding sensor histidine kinase produces the protein MPLRSRLALLVTCAVALAVAAVAVSCWLLTRAQLRDQMDDSLRSLNVGRGYLLETTANCRDTGTSPNGETAPGTTTVFVQVIDPDGTRCVGRGSTPVVVTESDLQVARHARTPTLRDGRTESGASVRVLTQLDPDTGLAVSLSRPLSEIDTPLNKLALLLAAVAGVGVIGAGAAGLWVARTGLRPVDELTAAVEHVARTEDLDLRIPAEGDDEIARLSRSFNSMTASLASSRDLQQQLIADAGHELRTPLTSLRTNIELLARSEETGRAIPPDDRKALLASVTAQMTELAALIGDLQELSRTDTEQGGKVQVVPLHDIVDAALERARLRGPELTFEADLAPWFVRAEPPALERAIVNILDNAVKFGPSGSTVEVALKDGSLTVRDHGPGIPTDELPHVFDRFWRSPSARSLPGSGLGLSIVARTVHQAGGEVALRPAEGGGTVATVRLPGAPTPPPATA, from the coding sequence ATGCCGCTCCGCTCGCGCCTGGCGCTGCTCGTGACCTGCGCGGTGGCCCTGGCCGTGGCCGCCGTCGCGGTCTCGTGCTGGCTCCTGACCCGCGCACAGCTGCGGGACCAGATGGACGACTCGCTGCGCAGCCTCAACGTAGGCCGCGGCTATCTCCTGGAGACCACGGCCAACTGCCGTGACACGGGCACCTCCCCGAACGGCGAGACGGCCCCCGGCACCACCACCGTCTTCGTGCAGGTCATCGACCCGGACGGCACCCGCTGCGTGGGGCGTGGCTCCACACCCGTGGTGGTCACGGAGTCGGACCTGCAGGTGGCGCGGCACGCCCGCACCCCCACCCTGCGCGACGGCAGGACCGAGAGCGGCGCCTCGGTGCGCGTACTGACGCAGTTGGACCCGGACACCGGTCTGGCCGTGTCCCTGTCCCGGCCCCTCTCCGAGATCGACACCCCCCTGAACAAGCTCGCCCTGCTGCTCGCCGCGGTGGCGGGGGTCGGCGTCATCGGAGCCGGCGCCGCCGGCCTCTGGGTGGCCCGCACCGGCCTTCGCCCGGTCGACGAGCTGACCGCGGCCGTCGAGCACGTGGCCCGCACCGAGGACCTCGACCTCCGCATCCCCGCCGAGGGCGACGACGAGATCGCCAGGCTCTCCCGCTCCTTCAACTCCATGACCGCGTCGCTCGCCTCATCGCGCGACCTCCAGCAGCAGCTCATCGCCGACGCGGGCCACGAGCTGCGCACCCCCCTCACCTCACTGCGCACGAACATCGAGCTGCTCGCCCGCAGCGAGGAGACCGGACGCGCCATCCCGCCGGACGACCGCAAGGCCCTGCTCGCCTCCGTCACGGCGCAGATGACCGAACTGGCGGCACTGATCGGCGACTTGCAGGAGCTGTCCCGCACCGACACCGAGCAGGGCGGAAAGGTGCAGGTCGTCCCCCTGCACGACATCGTGGACGCCGCCCTGGAGCGCGCACGCCTGCGCGGACCCGAGCTGACCTTCGAGGCGGACCTCGCCCCCTGGTTCGTACGCGCCGAGCCCCCGGCCCTGGAGCGGGCCATCGTGAACATCCTGGACAACGCGGTGAAGTTCGGGCCCTCCGGCTCCACCGTCGAGGTGGCCCTGAAGGACGGCTCCCTGACCGTCCGCGATCACGGCCCCGGCATCCCCACCGACGAACTCCCGCACGTCTTCGACCGCTTCTGGCGTTCCCCGTCGGCCCGCAGCCTCCCCGGATCGGGCCTCGGCCTGTCCATCGTGGCCCGCACCGTGCACCAGGCGGGCGGCGAGGTGGCGCTCCGGCCCGCCGAGGGCGGCGGAACCGTGGCGACGGTCCGCCTGCCGGGAGCGCCGACCCCGCCGCCCGCCACCGCCTAG